The Siniperca chuatsi isolate FFG_IHB_CAS linkage group LG9, ASM2008510v1, whole genome shotgun sequence genome includes a region encoding these proteins:
- the arl4aa gene encoding ADP-ribosylation factor-like 4aa yields MGNGLSEQPSFFSNIPFFQSFHIAILGLDSAGKTTVLYRLQFNEFVNTVPTKGFNAEKVKLSLGGHRTGTFHFWDVGGQEKLRPLWKSYTRCTDGIIFVVDSVDAERMEEAKTELHKIAKTSENQGVPLLVVANKQDLRHSLGLAEIEKLLALKELGPATPWHLQPACAIIGDGLREGLEKLHDMVLKRRKVLRQQKKKR; encoded by the coding sequence ATGGGGAACGGATTGTCAGAGCAACCTAGCTTCTTCTCAAACATCCCGTTCTTCCAGTCTTTTCACATCGCCATCCTCGGGCTGGACTCCGCAGGGAAGACCACCGTTCTGTACAGACTGCAGTTCAATGAGTTTGTTAACACTGTGCCCACCAAAGGTTTCAATGCGGAGAAGGTCAAGCTGTCTCTGGGTGGCCACAGGACTGGGACGTTCCACTTCTGGGATGTAGGTGGCCAGGAGAAGCTACGGCCCCTGTGGAAGTCGTACACGCGATGCACGGACGGCATCATATTCGTGGTGGATTCTGTGGACGCAGAGCGCATGGAGGAGGCCAAGACGGAGCTCCATAAAATCGCCAAGACCTCTGAAAACCAGGGGGTGCCCCTGCTGGTGGTAGCCAACAAACAGGACTTGAGGCACTCTCTGGGACTTGCTGAAATTGAGAAATTGCTGGCACTGAAAGAACTGGGTCCTGCAACTCCTTGGCACCTGCAGCCAGCCTGTGCTATCATAGGAGACGGACTCAGGGAGGGCCTGGAGAAGCTCCACGACATGGTCCTTAAAAGGAGAAAGGTGCTCcggcaacaaaagaaaaagagataa
- the si:dkey-30e9.6 gene encoding uncharacterized protein si:dkey-30e9.6 has protein sequence MAPHSLLHPLSSVCFEEKTQFSASHNLSFARSKWFTLPETESQSDVWSIKPPDFSLKLYRSLSVPQKKVRKTHSNLAVPQSSETKRRTGIFLPKLLHERYQSEDPPKFITSHRPPDALESELMFVKTGKYPSGPYKNPKPHNFRLLDEDLPGIVTTYERDPGNLNLKLKHMDILRTTNSDPEFSSRDTKTRMNTYKPAEPRWDARLILPQSLWPPKSASYTRHQRRRGAYSAFLDRVEDKLSRSWKNRS, from the exons ATGGCTCCACATAGTTTGTTGCATCCACTGTCCTCAGTCTGCTTTGAAGAAAAAACGCAGTTCTCCGCAAGTCACAATCTCTCTTTTGCAAGAAGCAAATGGTTCACGCTCCCCGAGACTGAGAGCCAAAGCGATGTGTGGAGCATCAAGCCACCAGATTTCTCTCTTAAACTGTACAGATCTCTGTCAGTTCCTCaaaagaaagtaagaaagaCACATTCAAATCTAGCTGTACCTCAATCTAGTGAAACTAAGAGGAGAACTGGAATATTTCTACCAAAGCTTTTACATGAGAGGTACCAGAGTGAAGACCCTCCAAAGTTCATCACATCACACAGGCCTCCTGATGCTCTGGAATCTGAGCTGATGTTTGTCAAGACAGGGAAGTACCCTTCTGGACCTTACAAGAACCCCAAACCACATAACTTCAGACTG CTTGATGAGGACCTTCCAGGCATAGTTACTACATATGAGAGAGATCCTGGTAACCTGAATTTAAAATTGAAGCACATGGACATTC tTCGGACCACTAATTCTGACCCAGAATTTAGTTCAAGGGACACCAAGACAAGGATGAACACCTATAAACCTGCAGAGCCCAGATGGGATGCGAGGCTCATACTCCCTCAGTCACTCTGGCCTCCAAAATCAGCTTCCTATACT AGACACCAGCGAAGAAGAGGAGCATACAGCGCATTCTTGGACCGTGTGGAGGACAAACTCTCAAGATCGTGGAAAAATAGATCATGA